CAATCTCCTTATCCTTCACATGCTCTCTTATAAAATGATATCGAGTATCAATGTGCTTGCTTCTTTCATGATAGATGGAGTTTTTGGCTTCTTCAAAATCTGTAGACTCACAATTGGCAAGAAGACAAACAAGAGTTAGATTATTTTGATTATCTGTTACCTCATACATTTCACTtagtcttctctctttttttttggccttGAACTTGGTTCTGCTGAGATtaaagatgaagatgaagatggTGCAGATGTTTGTAACTCTTCATTCCTCGGTAACTCTTCTTCAATAAATGTGCCGGATTGCTTTTTCTCTTCTTGAGAACTCTAATCCCATgtgccttcttcatcaaattcaacaTCTCTACTAACAACAACTTTTCCATTGCACGGACTATATAATTTATATCCCTTTGAGCAAGCATTATAACCAATGAAAATATATTTAGTACTTCTATCATCATGCTTAGTTCTCTTTTCTTCCGGTAAATGAGCATAAGCAATCCTTCCAAAAACTCTTAAATGAGAAACAATAGGCTTCTTACCGGACCATGCTTCTTGTAGTGTGACATTCCACAAGCCTTTTGTGGGGCATCTATTCAAGATGTAGACGATACAATTTACTACTTCAGCCCAAAATTGCTTTAGCATACCTTTGCTTTTCAACATGCATCTCACCATATCAAGAATAGTTCTATTTCTTCTTTCCGCAACTCCATGTTATTGTAGAGAGTATGGAACCGTCAAAGGTCTACGAATTCCATTCTCTTCACAATAAGCTTCAAATTCTTTAGAAGTAAATTCTCCATCTCTATCGGATCTTAAGGATTTAATAGTAAATTGCTTTCTTTCTCAACATATatcttgaatcttttgaaagtaCTAAAAGCTTTGGATTTGTTTTTCAAGAAATAAATCCATATCTTTCTACTGAAATCATCagtaaaagtgaaaaaatataTGTGCTCACATAAAAGAGGTAGGAACAATTGGCCTAGAAATATCTATGTGCACAAGTACTAGTGGCTCCCGTGCTCGATATGTTGCTTCATTTGGACAACTCCTTTTGTGATATTTGCTGAGAAGACAACCTTCACAAAGCTACTCTGGATCTTCTATGAATGGCAACCCCTTCACCAAATCATGCTTAGATAAAAACTTTAAAGCCATAGTTAAGATGACCATATCTCAATGTCAAAGCCATGATAAATCTTTAAAGCAAGCCTTCAAACACATAGCAACTTCATTTTGAATGTTTAGAAGAAACATTCTTTTTTTTGTCATTTCAATATTTGCAATCAATCTATTTCTTGAATCTCTTATAGCAAGAGTACGATTTTGCATTTGAATATTATAGCCCTTCTTCAAAAGTTACCCCAAGTTCAAAATATTATTCTTCATATTTGGCACATAGTAAACATTGGAAATAAATGTATGAGTGTCATTCTTCAAAGGAATCAAAATAGTGCCTTTGCCCCTTACCGAAATTTTAGAAAAATCTCCAAAAGTGACTTGACCATTGACCTATTTATCAAACTCTGCAAATATACTTCTTTTGCCACACATATGATTGCTTGCTCCATTATCAAGATACCATGCTTTCTCTTTGTTGCCTTATTCTTCtttatatgctaataatagaaatggctcttcttctttatttcttttttcaccATAATTATCCTTATCATCAACTTGATTAGTAGCACTCCAATAATTTGAAGAGTAGTGCCTACTTCTTGCAATTATAACATTGAATATTAGATCTATCATACCACCTTCTTTCATATGACCTTCCTCTACCACGTCCTCTTCCTCTTATTGGATTTGAACCTTGTTCCTCTTCATTGCTTGTTGAGCCATGACCGATTATTCTTCTTCCTCGTTCTCAGCCACGGCCTCAACCTCGTCCTCGAGCTCTTTCTTAAGCTCTCCCAAGATCTTCTTTTGTAGTAAGCTTCGTTTGTAGAACTTGCTCCAAtggcttttcttcctttcttttgttgAGCTTTTTCTCATGAACTTGCAAAGAGTCCATGATTTCTTCAATTGTCATTTTCTCCAAATCTTTGGATTTTTCTATGGCTGTAACAACAAAATCTAATTTCGGGTCCAAAAACCATAACACATTTTCCACCACTCGAACATTAGTTAGAGTTTCATCATTCCTCCTTAATTGATTAACAATCACTATAACTCTTGTAAAATAATCGGCAATAGATTCtgaattttttatttgtaaAGACTCAAAATCACTTTTAAGGCTTTGAAGATGAATTTTCTTTACCTTATCAATACCGTTGTAtgctttttgaagaaattttcaaGCTTGTCTTAACGTTGTAGCAGCTGTAACAATCTCAAAGGTAGCTTTATCTAACCCttgataaatcaagaaaagagccttcttgtcctttttgcttGACTCCCTTAGCAATTGCCTTTGATTCTCCATCAAAGTTGCATCATCTTCAGGCTCCACATAGCCTTTTTCAACTATTTTCCATGCATCTTGCGAGTCGAGCAGCACCTTCATTTGGATGCACCAATTCTAACAGTCGTTTTTGGTGAGTTGAAGAACCAAAAATGCCATCGTATTGTTGGCCATTGGATCAGTCTAGCTTTGATACCGTTTTATtagaaaaaatgaagaaaaacacTCAGACCTTTAATATTCCTAACATATGACGTGATATACCCATAACCCATGCTTCTTAAATCTCATATAACTCATGACTCTTCACATTCTATAACATATGACTCTTAATCTTGTATAACTCATAATGACTCCTGCGACCCTTGGTCTTTCATCTTCTTAACCTTGACTTGACTTTGACTCTTTAACTATGATACTAGTTGGATGCCAAAGCAAGTTTATCATCCAACACACAATAATCCACCATGCGATCCACACATATCAAATTACAGCCACTACATATGCAACATAATGACTGCTTACTATGgaccaaatataaaaaaaaagaagggaaaaccTCTGTTATACTTAAACAAAGAGACACCTCGCTAATCAGTTAAGCTCCTTACCGACACGAGATAGAACCTCAGCCTCAGAATTGCGAGCGGGCTGAGTTCAAGGGCACCAAGCAATGTCTACGCCACAGTGcagttaatttttttaatagctCTTCCTACAAAAGAGTGATGATCCTGAGAAATAGTTCGAGATACCATCCATTACAGTCGTGATGGGTTGGTCGACAAATGATGGATGAAGGGGGCAGTTTTTTAAATCAAGGACCCATCACATCTCGCATGCATCAGTGATTGAGTGAGAGCAACTCCACGGGCTAGTGAGACAAAAATGGAGGGCATTCACATATCTTAAGCCATCCCCAACTCATCCACCATCGAGCAATCCATTGCCATCTCAATGGGACCAGGCAGGCAGGCTGGAAGGCTCAACAGTCCATGACCGGACGGTGCAAATCAGAATGGCAGCTGCATCTCCCCCTACAGCACAGGAAGAGTTCAGAGGTAAACCTGCACTACTTCTGTTTCAAATCTCCCAAACCCACTTTTATAGGTTCTCAGTGAGACGAGCTTCATCACACGCGTTCCAAAGGAAGGAACTCGAGCTTTTTAATATATCATTTAGCATCAGCAGTACATCGGGCAAACTAGCTTAATTACTACAAGCTAGCACGGAGCTACTGGGAAATTTTAGACAAGGTAAAACCAAGATACATTAAGCAGCGATAACAACATACGAGTTCCATCGTCTACAACTTCAACAGCGAAACCAAAACCATAAAAAACCCAAAAAGGACTACTACAACGCAACAACCAACTTTGTTCCTTGGGAAATGATCAGAGAGCGATCGCTGGCAGAAACTGAGTCAATACCCGAACCACCACCAATGCTGTGTTAACGACAATAGTGTGTGCCTCCCCTTCTTACTACACTACTGTAACCAGCAGCAGCTAGAGAGGGCAAACAAAGGACAAATTCTCACTCTCTCGTCAGCTCTAAATTTCTATAGCTCCTTACCACGCAGCAAAGGTTCTTTACCGCGCGGTTCGTTCTTGACTCAATCCATAGCCATCAcatctccttcccttcccttttttttatatctttttttctcttgattGATAGGAaaacaaagagggagtcggTGCAATTTTACTGAGGATCACAGTGGAGGGCGGCCTTGATCTTCTGGACGGTGCaggagatgaggttgttgaCGGTCTCCACCGACTCAACGGTGAGCTTGGCGGTGGGCTGGCTGTTGACCAGGATCTGGAACGCCACGGTCAGCAGCGACCCCACAACCTTCTGcgctcccccgccgccgccgtccgGCAGGATGGCGAAGCCCGACGGGAGGAGGGCCACGTATGCGGAGTCGCCGCCGTTCATGACGACGTGCATTGCCGGTATGTCCACCGGCGCATACACCACCATCGACCCCGACGCGTCGGTGCACGTCTCTTGCAGTATCAGCATGCTGCTCTGGTTTGCGTTCACCGCCTGGCGTGCATTGCATTCCATCCCATCCAATTATTTTCAAACAAACTTAAAGAACTATTTAATCTTCAACGCAAAGCAAACGCTACCTTAGTTATTTAGTCGAATTAACAGATAAGTTACATTAACATAACATTCTTTTATTATAAATGAcacataataataaaaaataatttttttagataCCACAATGACAACATTCATAATAAATTACGTAAATGCCACTGAACCGGTAGCTTGGTGACGTCTTGCCCAAGCAGACCACAAACTCGAGTAAAAGTAGAATAAAGGTCGATATTAACGTGTGCCGTCAAAATTACGTGAATACGCAATTGTACCAGCAATTGAGTGATATCTTACCTTTTAGCAACTTGGGAgttgggagagggagagagagaaaaggggggAGCGGCGAGGAGGCCTTGGGATGCGAAGCCCAGCATGACGCCAGCACCGGGAATCGTAGCTGTCTATCGGTCATGTCAACCCCCGTTCCGCCTTTCCGCAGATCAtacccctttctctctctccctctccctctctcactcTTTCTCTCGGGGTATTCACTTCCCATACCAATGTGCTACTTTAGTACTACCATACAACCTTTTATTcgcttcacaaaatttttctagAAAACTTTTTTAGCTcatgaaaagaaggaaaagagagaaaaggtcAAAAAGCAGAAACACTAACGGAGTCACAGATAGAAAGCAATAAAGCAAGATGAGGTTGACAGAAGCAATAATGATACTTACGCTGGCACGGAGAAGGGAGACGGCGTTGCCGTGGTCCTGGCCCTTGGCGATGTGGGCCATCTCCTGCATGGGCCCCCCGTTCGACAGTATGTCCCACTCGCTCCGGAGCCGCTCGTCCCGGAGGAAATCGAACAGCCGCTGCGGCGAGACCGGCAGCCACACTGAAGTCGCGGCGCTCAGCACCACCCCAGGCGGCTCCCCGGGGTCGTCCACGCTCTGCCTTGTCATCACCCTCACATCTTCCCCTATACTCCCCACGCTCAGCTTACTCCATTTGTGCGCCGACGACGCGCAAACCCCCGCACAAAAATTATCCGTCATTCTTTGTGCCAGCTTCAGCATGCTCCTCCTCCCGCTCGCAGTTATTGCTGTTGGACATCATTCCAAATTTAAAACATTATGTAATCATCAAACCTTCGTGTGTACGCTGCCGACAATGGATGGAGGTAAGTTAACTCACTGTTATGGTCTCGGGTGGGGAGGGAGGAGGCCATGAGGATGGCGAGGCACTCGCACTGGCGCTGGAGGGTGGCGACCCAGCGGCGGGCGCCCAGGCCGAGGCCGGAGCGGAGGAGAGGGCGGTACAGCTGGTGAACCGCGGACTCGTCGTACTCAGCGTGTTCCACCCATGTGACCTGCGCGCCATCGCGTCGTTAACTCATTAATGCCGCGGACTGTCGCCACCCAAACATTTACACCGCCGGACATGGATAGCACGTCCCGCATGACGCGAGGACACCCTACCACGCACAGAGGCTAACACAAGAGGACAAACCACTACACCCGCCCGCTTCGAGCTGCCAACTCATGGTTCTGACAGTTGAGGATTAAAAACGCCACCACCATCCTAGCTTTGACTAGCAGCATAGCATCGATATCTggaccagagagagagagagagagagagaggggggagaaaACGACGGATAGAAACAGGAGCACGACCTCTACCACCATGTGTATGGAAATAGTAGGTTTTCTCGGGCCACGCAATGGCTCAGAATCCTGATGACGAACGAGGAAAGCATTGGAGTGAGATAACAAATATTGGTAATAGGAGCGGGGAATCACGGAAGTAccgtggaaggaggaagaaacgggAATAGAAACCATAGATATGGAATTGATTAGGTGAAATACTATTATCTTAATATAAGAAGGAATCCCGTTTCACAAGGGCTTGTGTTTGGGGTCCGGGGAGCAggcaggaggaagaggagaggcttCCGTGGATCATTATAGAATAGATAGAATTTGGAGCAAAGGCAAACGAAACAGATCGGGCGGACAAGGGCGAAGACGACGGTCCCGAACTACGACAAAATGCACCGGGATCGGGTGgtatctttcgcgcgaaagaacGATCGATCCTTTTTCGCGCCATCAAACCGCCGTATCGCGCATTGCACGGATCTCAAAATACCCCAAACGCTTTCCTGTATGCGCTGCAGGGATCTTAAAGCAGCCATTGCGCGATCCAGCGGCTGACGCCGCGAACCCAGGTGAATCGTTCTTTCTCGCGGAAGATACAACCCGGCCCCAATAGACCAgacctttatttttattttttttttaatgggtcAGTCATCGGTGATTTCTTGATTTGTTTAAGCGTTTCCCGAAAATAAAACATATGGATCGAATACGGACACCAAGCAACCCAAAGGTGATGATTCCGAGGAGTAGAAGAAGCATCGAATCCTCTTTAAAAAACCAGGAGAAATCGCTCGGGGAATGCCGTGAATCGAAGAAGCAGGAAGGTATAGAAAATTCATGGCAACCCACAGCTATTTCATGGAATCGGACGGCACGCGACCCGATTATATTATACGCAAGCCCGAGATTAGGCCTTGACTAATGACCACAGATGCACCAGGCATCTAAAACAAATGACACCGACTTCCTATTCCACAAATCCATCGTGCATCACAGGCTCCCAGCACCAGCCATAAATTAATACGCCAATCGACTCAAAGATATcaaaaaagattttttaaaaaaaaaatgataaaaatcaTGATTTAGTTGCTAATGACATGTGGAGTACAGTGATGAGAGGCGGGCGGGCGAGTACCTTAGAATAGCCATTAGGCATGTCCTGAACCACACAGCCAGAAGGCAGCCTGCGGCACTTCATATTCGGCGTAGGAGCAGAAGCATTCTGTCTAATTCCATCAATGGAGACATCGACTACAGCCCAGGCACCTTCAGCGATCTGTTTGCAGAACCTGAGGAAATTTACATCACGAATCGGAACCAACGGTGAAAGAACCTGAAGCTCCGCATGCATCTGGCATCATACATAAGAGGAAACGGGTAGAAGAAATTAATCTTTTGCGATCGACGCAGCCATACAAGCAGTTCAAAAAGAAACACCATCGAAAGGACATCAACTCACAAGCTGGAGGGTGCCATTTCTAGTACCACCCATGCCACTGGAAATTACTTCAGTGGTGGTGGTTCTCGCAATCATGCAAGGGAACATATCCGCCCACCGGGCCTGCAGAACGGAACAATTTTTGCATCACAGAGAAAACTAAGCAGCCATCGGTTCTACCTTGTGAACAAATACATGTAAGAGGATAGATGACATGAACTGGAAAAAAACTTACACTGCAAAGGCATGAACTGAAGAAATTTTCCTTGCAGAAGACGATgttaggagaaaaaaaataccGGTGCAACAAATTGCTTCATTTGTTGATGCACTTGAGAAAGAAATTAGAGGCAGTGTCTTTGCTTACCGCGTCCATGAGAGTCTCAACGAGGGCGGAGCTGTTGATGATCACTAAACCCGTCTCCCTGGTGGCCTCCGACACAAATCCAGCAGGCTTCATCCCGATGCAGCGAGGGAACACCCGCTCGTACTCGTCATAGTTCAGTGTCTCTTTACCCCCTTCCAAGCTTGGGATCCAGAGGGGCTCGAACATTTGGGCCATCTTCACCAGCTCATCCATGGCAGCCAGCGCAAGCTCCAACAGCATGGTCCTCTCCCTCTCGACCCCACCCAAGGTGCCGACAGTCCTGACAGGAGTACCAACACTTCCGAGTGGGCTCGACACCGCAGTGGGGAAATCAGCAACGACGGGCAAGGTCATAGCAGCCGAGCCCAACCCGGCAAAAGCGATGGTACCGATCGCAAGCTCTAAGCTTGAGCTGGGCAAGGGGAGAGGGAGTGGATTCGCCAAGGCTGAAGCAGGTTTGCCTAAGAACTTTCCGGCGAGAGCACAGACTCGATCGAGCTCATCTTTCAGACGGGCATTCTCAATTCTCAGGTGCTGTTCTTCTAGAGAGACCTCACCAAGCACCACCGGCCCGCCGCAGTTGCTGCAGATGGGGTTCCTCATCGCATCCCTGATGGACAGGTTCTCAGCCCGGAGCTTGTCGTTCTCCTGCTTGAGGATATTGTTCTCATGGCGTTCCATTTGCGTCTGATTTCGatattattttgaaattcatcAGAAAATTAATGAAGTACAAGGCGACAAAAagctaaaccaaaaaaaaaaaaaaagaaaccaaaacAAGTTTTTGTAGGCCTCGCGACTGCGCAGTATTGATACCTTCATCTGGGTACGCCGGTTCTGGAACCAGAACTTGACCTGGCGACTCTCCAGATTGAGCCTTCGGCTGAGCTCCAGCCTTTGTTTCTCATCCGGGTGGGGGCATTCCTTGAAGAGACTGCAATGAGGAAACAATAATTTAGTTTCTTTCTACGATCCAAAACCAAAGAAATAAGAACAAAATGGAACCAAGGAAGTGGATCTCTTACGCCTCGAGCTCTTGGATCTGCTGAGGGGTGTGCCGGTGGTATCTCTTCTTTTTCCGAGGGTTTTCCTGGTCTATATCGTCGCCGGAGCCACCGTCAAGGTTGTCGCTCCCCGATCTGCTCTCGTTCTCATCTTCCTTGTACCTACCCACTGTGTCCGCATCCCGTCCTCCGCCGCCGGCTGCACCACCGACAATGGATGATAGACTTCTGTCCCCTTGCCCGTCCATATTTGTTTGCTGGACAAGAAGACCGAAAACAGAAATCTAATAAAAGGACTCACAAAAACAAAACAACAAAAGAAGAATCTTTAAGAATATTTGGGGAGGGAggtagagaaagagaggagggagaggctACCAGGGCGAGGGAGAGGCCGGGGGAGCTAAGCAAAGGCttagggagggagggggagactAGGCGCGACTGGGAGATGGCACCGGCGGGCATCGCCGGGCTGCCATACGGGATGTCGGCCACAACCCGAGCGCCACCAGAACCACCGTCGAACAAGCCACCCAAACTCATCGATGAACCCCCTCCTTTTATTCTCTTCTCAACTCTTCGTCTTACacggcctcctcctctctttttttccacAGTAATACTGGTTGTAGTACTACTAGATCTAAAAGGAGATGTCTCTCTTTCCAAcccaaattttctgaatttcccaGAGACCAAGaaataaaacacaaaagaaaagaaaaatagataagAAGAGATCTAGAGGAACGGAGAGATCAGAGGAGGCAAAAGCATAAACGGGTTATGAACACATGCCTCCaggctccctctccctctgtgACAGTAGggcagaaagaaagagaaggaagccAAGCGACTCCCGCTAGCGCCTCGTTCTCTTTccgtctccctctccctccgctACCCCCTCAAAACCCAAACCCCAACCCCAACCAAATCCGAGCaagaaaaagattaaaaaaaaatcccaaaccAAAAGACTCAGCTTCAACCTTTTTCTCTATTCCATGACTCTCAGAACAAGAAGGCGAGAAGCCAAGAAAAGCGAAAGAAAGGCTTCCGAAGCATAGAAATGGCAGGAGCTAGAGCAAAGGAGGAGAAGATTAAAAAGCCAAAAAACCACACATGTGGATTCTACGAGGCctcagaaaacaaagaaaagaaaaaaaaaaaacccaggagagagagagagagagaaaaatgagTAGCAGCAAAGACAAGTGAAAAGAAGGGGGGTCGGTTGACCGTCCCCACCGTCTTTCTcgaaagagataaaaaaataaagtccAAGCCTCTGGATAAAAAACCAGACTCTAGATAGAAACGGAAGTCCCCCTTACCCCCCTTTTCCACAGTCGCCCACTTTTAGGTCCCCCTCCTCCCAGTAAAAAGCCAAAGTTGGCAGCAGAGGTGAAATCGGGAAGCCAACAGCGTTTCAGACGCCTCTCTTGTCCccttctctcccccccccccccccctctctctctctctctgtctgtcTCTCTCGCTAGCCAACAGGCGTCGTCGAACCGAAACAAGAAGAAGCGATAGAACTGGAGGAAGAAATAGAGATTattaagagagagaaacaaaaaaCTTAGATTAAAAAAGATGGGAGCGGAGGCTGACTTGCGGGTTGGGAGTAGAACACCAGTCAAAGGccgcccccctcccctccccttttCAGACCTCCCAGAAAAAAGGGACCGAGCTAATGGGCTGACCCTCCCCTCGGCCTCGTCGCCGGACCGCCTTCCAtgtcttctctctcctcctctatctCTCCTCCTCTGGGCCTTCTCCTAGTTTTTTTCTCTACAAATAGAAATGCCCTGTTCTGCTCTCCTCTCCTCGTCGGCGACGAAGAGTTtgcagagagagatagagagagaaaaaaaaaatgggtcTGTCTCTGTAAGCTTGGAGGGATGGAGTTCTAAAAGACGGCTCCGCCCATGGTGCTAGGTGCACAGACAAGGGAGTTATTTTACGATAACTCTAAGCTTTTCCTTGGCCGTCTTATGCAAACACGGCGACGATCGCTAAGCATGGGATTTGGGAATTGCGGGCGGGTTTTAGGAAAGAAACAGAGGATGGACGGTAAAAACCACGGTGGAGCGGCGGATTAGGACGCAATAAATGATCGGAGCCGAGGCGTTGGTGGCGAGCGCGGGGCCTGAGAGATATTGCTGGGAGGCTGGAATCGTGGTTGTAGATTCTCGTGCATGTGTGCCTGCCAGCCACCAGCTTGCCTTAATTTATGCACCTCCTCCATTGACATGACATGTTAAgtagttttcttcttttctaaaaGAATCTGATTTAATATTGGAAAAATGTTATGCGAATTATTATAAGCATTCGATTAAGAATTGACTGGTTTAGAATCCAGCGCTCTTGACTTCGACACTGCCACCGTTTGGAATATTTCATGTCCTCGGAAACTCATGGATAAGAAGCTTCGCTTTCAACTTCTAAATATATCCTCGAGTCGAGTTCGTTTCTTTCAAATGTGTCGTGGAGCCTCTTCCGACGGTCCGAAGTCTGCAATTTTTTTCATGGAATTCTTTTAATCAAATGCGTCAAGAAAGTATAAATTAGTGCATGCAACTTGAAGGGAATATGGGTGATACCTTGTGGTCCAAATAAATGAACGACTAATGTGATGATAAATTGGAGGTAAACAAAGATTCAGAATATATAATTAACTATTgggaagaaataagaaaatttaTGATCTCGTGACTTGTTTTATGCGTCACGCATGGTGGGCTTTGTTGATATTTGAAATGCTTCAGGCATCCTTGTAAAAGCTCCAAAAAATATATCCCACTTGCTGGAAAATAAGCTAGCTAAGATGCGATATCAATCTTCAGAGCTATAATTTGTCTCCatttgagggctattatatatttatattggcATTTACGGTGAGTTTGTTGTTTTATCTGCGTACAAAAGGTGGCAATACCATTTATAACACTCCCCAGATCCATGTATCTCAATTTAGAAGAAATTCAATGTTTTGGCTTCTCATTAtttatttcacaattttattattttagaagCAATGAAAGCCAAGGACTTGCTGAGATGTGGTTGTAGCTATTCATGCACGGCAAGAttatgtcaagaaaatttggtaACCATTTATGAGGAGTTAAAATTTATGAGAGTGCCGATTCAACGTTTCAAAGGGTTCATTTTGTCTTGCTTATTTCTATATTGTAGCTTTGCTTTCTTTTCATTGGTATTATTTTCTGTAAAAAATGCCTATtatatttcatttaaaaaattaaaaaggccaGCAAATAACTAAAGTAGTGGTTAAATTCATAGGGGTTATTGGCATTGTTTATGCGTTTATGAGTACGTATtgagaaaacaaataaaaatgctATCCTATGTATACACACCCAAACACACACTTGAATGCACTATGTTGTGTGAGTTATTTTTTGACTTAAAACTTGCTGCCTTGTTAACGATATCAAACTTCaactatgccaaaaaaaaaaaagactcaaTGGAAAAATAAGATCTGTATGCAAAATAACTCATAATTGTAAACATCTTAATTAGCAAGCACCTTGCAATTTAAAGGATTTTTACTCAAAAAGCTCAAATAATTTAATCATCTCTCTTATATATCAAAGACGAGAGACTAGAAAAGGTAATCATGAAATTGAACATTGATAACCATATCTTAAATTAACTATTAATATGAATTGGTGCCAATTAGGACCATTAACGCAATGaactattttattaatatatttgttTGACATGTTTGCTTAATAAAACCTATTGGCCATCAATTTGAGGTGTAAGGTGGCCGGCAAGCAATGTTATTTGGCCTTTTTTTCCAAATTAATAtgccaataattttttttattgtttgcaATGCTAATAAGCTTTCACTTAACCAATTAGCACCTCTCTAAGCAGCACTTGAGGGGAGACGTGCAAGTTCAACTTGAATGGTGGCATTCTTATCATTATTAAaagtatataatataatatagaatATTTAATAGTCCAATATATACATACTCTTCTTCAAACAACAATCCATACACAGAATTGAAATGGTAGATAAGAAATTAGTAATACATAATAGTATTAATTGCCAATAAATATGGTTAAATGTAGAATAAATTCAGAATTACTAAACAATTGCCAAGAGAAGGCATGCAAGGCCAAAAAAGCCACAGCTCTAAAATCAATATATTGTTCTATTATTTATAGATGatttaattaatatataatatagtacacTACAATTCTACTTGGTTtcattatatttaatataacaatctaagatctcatccaaaatggctagttagaaattaaaaaaatatatttataaatgagGTACCAAAGGccttattcaaaaaaattagccaaaattaaaaaaaaaaattcataaactAATGAGATACCGAGAACCAAATCTAGCATTATACCTATCTTTAGTAATAATTTCATAATTCATGAATGCCATACTTTATTAATCCGAAGATTGTTAAGAAAGCCAGTAAATACAAATGTTTTAGTAAATTGAGTACAAATTAAGATAATAAGTAAAAATTAGATAATCAATGCTATAAATAAACTATGTAACCATTACATAGGTAATGATTTGTATACTAtagcaaataattaaaaaaatttaaaattttgtttttctaatCTTCGCTAGTTATGAATACTCTGAAATCCTTGATTCTaactaaaatttattttggaggagatttttgttttctctacctaatcaaataattatttatttatgtgaATAAGTAATTTTGAGATAAATTTTATGAAAGTATTAGTTTCCACAA
Above is a genomic segment from Phoenix dactylifera cultivar Barhee BC4 chromosome 2, palm_55x_up_171113_PBpolish2nd_filt_p, whole genome shotgun sequence containing:
- the LOC103714151 gene encoding homeobox-leucine zipper protein ROC5 isoform X1 gives rise to the protein MSLGGLFDGGSGGARVVADIPYGSPAMPAGAISQSRLVSPSLPKPLLSSPGLSLALQTNMDGQGDRSLSSIVGGAAGGGGRDADTVGRYKEDENESRSGSDNLDGGSGDDIDQENPRKKKRYHRHTPQQIQELEALFKECPHPDEKQRLELSRRLNLESRQVKFWFQNRRTQMKTQMERHENNILKQENDKLRAENLSIRDAMRNPICSNCGGPVVLGEVSLEEQHLRIENARLKDELDRVCALAGKFLGKPASALANPLPLPLPSSSLELAIGTIAFAGLGSAAMTLPVVADFPTAVSSPLGSVGTPVRTVGTLGGVERERTMLLELALAAMDELVKMAQMFEPLWIPSLEGGKETLNYDEYERVFPRCIGMKPAGFVSEATRETGLVIINSSALVETLMDAARWADMFPCMIARTTTTEVISSGMGGTRNGTLQLMHAELQVLSPLVPIRDVNFLRFCKQIAEGAWAVVDVSIDGIRQNASAPTPNMKCRRLPSGCVVQDMPNGYSKVTWVEHAEYDESAVHQLYRPLLRSGLGLGARRWVATLQRQCECLAILMASSLPTRDHNTITASGRRSMLKLAQRMTDNFCAGVCASSAHKWSKLSVGSIGEDVRVMTRQSVDDPGEPPGVVLSAATSVWLPVSPQRLFDFLRDERLRSEWDILSNGGPMQEMAHIAKGQDHGNAVSLLRASAVNANQSSMLILQETCTDASGSMVVYAPVDIPAMHVVMNGGDSAYVALLPSGFAILPDGGGGGAQKVVGSLLTVAFQILVNSQPTAKLTVESVETVNNLISCTVQKIKAALHCDPQ
- the LOC103714151 gene encoding homeobox-leucine zipper protein ROC5 isoform X2, translating into MDGQGDRSLSSIVGGAAGGGGRDADTVGRYKEDENESRSGSDNLDGGSGDDIDQENPRKKKRYHRHTPQQIQELEALFKECPHPDEKQRLELSRRLNLESRQVKFWFQNRRTQMKTQMERHENNILKQENDKLRAENLSIRDAMRNPICSNCGGPVVLGEVSLEEQHLRIENARLKDELDRVCALAGKFLGKPASALANPLPLPLPSSSLELAIGTIAFAGLGSAAMTLPVVADFPTAVSSPLGSVGTPVRTVGTLGGVERERTMLLELALAAMDELVKMAQMFEPLWIPSLEGGKETLNYDEYERVFPRCIGMKPAGFVSEATRETGLVIINSSALVETLMDAARWADMFPCMIARTTTTEVISSGMGGTRNGTLQLMHAELQVLSPLVPIRDVNFLRFCKQIAEGAWAVVDVSIDGIRQNASAPTPNMKCRRLPSGCVVQDMPNGYSKVTWVEHAEYDESAVHQLYRPLLRSGLGLGARRWVATLQRQCECLAILMASSLPTRDHNTITASGRRSMLKLAQRMTDNFCAGVCASSAHKWSKLSVGSIGEDVRVMTRQSVDDPGEPPGVVLSAATSVWLPVSPQRLFDFLRDERLRSEWDILSNGGPMQEMAHIAKGQDHGNAVSLLRASAVNANQSSMLILQETCTDASGSMVVYAPVDIPAMHVVMNGGDSAYVALLPSGFAILPDGGGGGAQKVVGSLLTVAFQILVNSQPTAKLTVESVETVNNLISCTVQKIKAALHCDPQ